In one Amaranthus tricolor cultivar Red isolate AtriRed21 chromosome 8, ASM2621246v1, whole genome shotgun sequence genomic region, the following are encoded:
- the LOC130820644 gene encoding uncharacterized protein LOC130820644, protein MQIKKVLSKSSPQKPSTRTLRSQKKTSENVQVVKKKAAEFITSSARKTNKGRAAAKRDVISANITLTTTYNLRQDDVSNVSMDSDDVIDTSAVLQERNEGTAHCDSGTIFSPSFHLSKGAGEDLADSDTKAVCMSSDVSAIYLAMKNSKLECLDEYEQDSMMVDSTLEEEEGYEEYNDFDPYFFIKNLPELSAVIPTFRRHLLPKQTRRCPPTTLVLDLDETLVHSSLEPCDNTDFTFTVNFNQSNHTVYVRCRPHLQDFMERVANLFEIIIFTASQSIYAEQLLNVLDPKRRVFRHRVYRESCVYVDGNYLKDLTVLGRDLSRVIIIDNSPQAFGFQVDNGIPIESWFDDRSDQELLLLLPFLESLIGVEDVRPLIAQKFNLRQRIAAAVYPSSNSNRGDPFERLAY, encoded by the exons ATGCAAATCAAGAAAGTTTTGTCCAAAAGTTCCCCTCAAAAGCCTTCTACTAGAACACTGAGATCCCAGAAGAAGACATCTGAAAATGTTCAAGTGGTCAAGAAAAAAGCTGCAGAGTTCATTACTTCATCGGctagaaaaacaaacaaag GTAGGGCTGCGGCTAAGAGAGATGTAATTTCTGCCAATATAACCTTGACCACTACATACAATTTGCGGCAAGATGATGTTTCTAATGTATCTATGGATTCTGATGATGTTATTGATACTTCTGCAGTCCTGCAG GAACGTAATGAGGGGACTGCACATTGTGACTCAGGAACTATTTTCTCACCATCATTTCATTTGTCAAAAGGTGCTGGTGAAGACTTAGCAGATTCAG ATACGAAAGCAGTTTGTATGTCTTCGGACGTCTCAGCAATATATCTTGCTATGAAGAACTCAAAACTGGAATGTTTAGATGAATATGAGCAAGATTCCATGATGGTTGATTCGACCTTGGAGGAAGAGGAGGGATACGAGGAATATAATGATTTTGATCCATACTTCTTTATAAAGAACTTACCTGAACTGTCGGCTGTTATTCCAACGTTTCGACGACATCTGCTACCTAAACAAACACGGAGATGCCCACCAACTACTCTTGTCTTGGACCTGGATG AGACCTTAGTGCACTCGAGCTTGGAGCCTTGTGACAATACAGACTTCACATTTACAGTAAACTTTAACCAGAGCAACCATACAGTATATGTCCGATGTCGTCCCCACCTTCAAGATTTCATGGAAAGGGTGGCTAACctttttgaaataattatttttactgCTAGCCAAAGCATTTATGCTGAACAACTACTCAACGTTTTGGATCCAAAGAGGAGGGTATTTCGTCATCGTGTATATCGTGAATCATGCGTTTACGTGGATGGAAACTACTTGAAAGATTTGACTGTTCTTGGTCGTGATTTATCACGTGTGATCATAATTGACAACTCCCCTCAG GCATTTGGGTTTCAAGTCGACAATGGAATACCCATTGAAAGTTGGTTCGATGACCGTTCAGATCAAGAGTTACTACTATTACTTCCTTTTCTCGAGAGTTTGATAGGAGTGGAAGATGTGCGGCCATTGATCGCCCAAAAGTTCAACCTGAGACAAAGAATAGCCGCAGCTGTTTACCCATCTTCAAACTCCAATAGAGGGGATCCTTTCGAGAGGTTAGCTTATTAA
- the LOC130821779 gene encoding inositol-tetrakisphosphate 1-kinase 1-like, which translates to MAKKPSATVGYAMPTNKVKTVVQPSLVTYAKERGINLIEVDINKPIIEQGPFDVLVHKVYGDEWNAQLRDFKVKYPNVVVFDPPEAIECIHNRESMLDAVNHLQVPPFTSDEGAFSVGTPTQIVINAGDNTQESLSTIQEKLTFPIIAKPLLANSNDKAHEMSVIFTPHGLNKVQPPVILQQFINHGGILFKVYVAGDHVKCVKRNSLPDFYFDPKKLGSTTENDIMSFSQISSSVVEDEDKFLKDAKMPSLDMVYTIAKGLKEGSKLNLFNFDLIRDGNDGNKYLIIDINYFPGYAKVPGFERLLTDFFWDVINQKNKDCARHVQRKNSCLTVMYNYVTCQFFRLINRT; encoded by the exons ATGGCTAAAAAGCCTAGTGCAACCGTAGGATACGCCATGCCGACAAACAAAGTAAAAACGGTAGTGCAACCATCTTTGGTTACGTACGCTAAAGAACGTGGGATCAATCTTATTGAAGTTGATATTAACAAGCCAATTATCGAACAAGGCCCTTTTGACGTCCTTGTGCACAAGGTTTATGGTGATGAATGGAATGCTCAGTTACGTGACTTCAAAGTAAAGTATCCTAATGTTGTCGTTTTTGATCCTCCGGAGGCTATTGAATGTATCCATAACCGCGAATCCATGCTCGATGCTGTTAATCACCTTCAAGTTCCTCCATTCACGTCCGATGAAGGGGCTTTTTCTGTTGGAACACCTACACAG ATTGTGATCAATGCCGGAGATAATACACAAGAAAGTCTATCAACCATCCAAGAAAAACTAACCTTCCCAATAATAGCCAAGCCACTACTAGCCAACAGCAACGACAAGGCGCACGAAATGTCGGTCATATTCACCCCCCATGGCTTAAACAAAGTGCAACCCCCTGTAATTCTCCAACAATTTATAAACCATGGAGGAATCCTCTTTAAGGTTTATGTAGCAGGAGACCATGTAAAATGTGTCAAAAGAAATTCATTgcctgatttttattttgatccCAAAAAATTAGGGTCGACTACAGAGAATGATATTATGTCGTTTTCTCAAATTTCGAGCTCGGTTGTTGAGGATGAAGATAAGTTTTTAAAAGATGCTAAAATGCCCTCTTTAGATATGGTTTATACCATAGCAAAAGGACTAAAAGAAGGATCTAAGCTTAATCTTTTTAACTTTGATTTGATTAGAGATGGTAATGATGGTAATAAGTACttaattattgatattaattaCTTCCCTGGTTATGCTAAAGTGCCTGGTTTTGAGAGGTTGTTGACTGATTTCTTTTGGGATGTTATCAACCAAAAGAATAAAGATTGTGCTaggcatgtgcagagaaagaatAGTTGTTTAACTGTGATGTATAACTACGTAACATGTCAGTTTTTTAGGTTGATTAATAGAACGTAA